TAAAGCCACTTCAAACGAAATATAGATTAATACAAATAGTGGATTGGTCATCAGCTGAAATGCTTTAATAATGTTGAAGTGAACCCCATCATTATTGACTAAACCTAAGAAAATGAAGGATTTTATCAGTAAAACAATCCAGGTATAGTGAAAAAGCTTTTCACCTGTACGAAGCCGGTGCAAAACTGCCTGGAAAAACTGTCGATAGTCCCCTAGGTCTGGTTCCCGGTTTCTGACCGCAGTTCTGTCAACTAGATTCACAATACTCAGTCCTTTATGGGTTCATATTTAATCCTTGCCTTTGCTGTCTAGCGAGTTCCAAACTTGCGGTATACTAAGCCTAAAATTTGTTTAAGCTCCTCCATTCTCAAGAGCTTAGCTGCTCCGGCAAATACAAGCGCTCCTAGAACCGTCCCCGAAATCAACAGGAGAAGGGAGCCAAAGGTACGGGTTCCTAGTAAAGGAGTCAGCAATCCGCTCCACAACCAAATAACCCCAGCCATAATCAAGGAAGCCGCCAATGTTTTAAGACTTGTCCAAAACATAGCCTTGCCATCCATTTTCCCCATTTTTTTGCGTAAGAGATAGAATAAAAGAATCATGTTTATAAATGCAGCTATGGTTGTGGCAAAAGCTAAGCCGCCATGAGCCAAAGGACCAACTAATAAATACATGGCCAAAACATTAATAGCCATTGAAATAATTCCCAAAATGACAGGTGTCCAAGTATCTTGAAGAGCATAAAAGGCCCTCGGCAAAATCTGAATAACCGCTTGCGAAGAAATTCCTAACGAAAAATAAAATAACGGGATAGCCATGGTCTGCGTATCCTTTGCCACAAAGTGACCATGTTCAAACAAAACCCGGATCAGGGGAAACCGCAAGACAATCATACCGACTGAAATTGGTAAGGTAATAAAAATAACCATACGGACCGCATTTGACAGGGTCTGCCGAAAATCATCCCATCGTTTCAGGGATGCTTGTTCTGTCATCGTCGGAAAAGTCGCTACCGCAATCGCCAAGGCAAAAATCCCCACCGGCAGCTGAAAAAGCCGGTATGAATACCAAACTGCAGTAATACTCCCCGGGAAAAGCTGAGATCCAAAATTATTGTTCACAACGACCTGAATTTGGTTAAGAGAATAACTGAGAATAATCGGTATCGCTAAGGCTCCAATTAAACGAACGCCGCGATTCCTTAGGTCGATAACCGGAGTATACCGAATTCCCACTTTGCGTAAGGCAGGAATCTGAACTGCGAAACTGACAAAAGCTCCAACAACCACTCCAAAGGCAAAGCCCGATACACTTTCAGGCTTCTCAGGATTGGCTAAGATTGTTCCGAAAAAAATGATGCAAGCGTTATACAAAACTGTTCCCAAAGCTGAAGGCCAGAAGATCTTATAAGAATTCAAGACTCCCATAGTCAACCCGCTTAAAGCCATAAACAGGGGTTGAATGAGAAGAATCCGAGTTAAATGGATTGCCAAAAGCGAGTTTTGGGGTTCAAATCCCGGGACCACCAAATGAATAAACTGAGGGGTAAAAAAAAGTCCCAACAATACTAACAAACCAAGAGTCAGAAAGATTAAATTAACAACTGAGCTGACCACGCGCCAGCCCTCATCTTCATTTCCTTTAGCGATGTATTCTGAGAAGACAGGAATAAAGGCGGCACTTAACACTCCGCCCACTAAAAGCCAGTATAATAAATCGGGAAGGACAAAGGCCGTATTGTAAGCATCCGTAACCCCGCTTTGTCCAAAGAATCCCGCCATCAATGATTCACGTAAAAATCCGAGCACACGTGAAGCCATTTGAGCAGCCATCAAAAAGCCGGCTGCTTTCATCACTGTTCGGTTGGTTGACGACATAATGATTTAACCTTCTCCCATCGCTACTCTGCCACACGATTATAGCATTTTTCGTCTTGCGAAAAAAGAGAAACATTAAAACACGCTAAGAAGCTTAGTTCAGCCACTCCGCCAAAACATCTGCTAAAGCCTCAGCGGCTCTGTTCGCCTCATCTAGAGTATTATACTGAGTCCCAAATTCCAACAGCAATCCGCCATCAGACAAGTGTTGATTATACCTGGCATCTGCCGCATAGGAGATATTCGGATCAAAAAGCCCAGGATACTTTTCTTCCCCGATTTTCATCAAGGTTTTAGCCAGAGCCTCATTCTTTTCCCAATGAGGATTCTTTTTACCGATAACTATTAGAATATGCGCGGCCTTATGACCATTCACGGTAACTGTTGATTTGGAGAATCCCGGCGGAAGTCCGTCGCGATGAACATCCAGCAGTAGTTTTATTGTAGGGTAATCCTTAAGCAATTTTGCAGCTGTCTTAATCGATTCACTATAGGCTTTCATAAAATTAGCGTCATCATGTATTGTTAAATCATGTACGGCACCAACTCCCTTTTTCTCGAGAGCTGTCTTTAAGGTTTCTCCCACAGTGACGATATCCGCGTTCTCTCCCTGTAAACGGTCCGGACCCCCATCGCCGGCATAGTTTTCACTGTTATGTGTGTTATAAATTCCTACTAAGATGTCCTTTCCGCTGGCTGCCGCAGGGGGTGTAAGACCGGATGAGCCGCTGCTTTCTTTAGGAGGTTGTGTCTCAATAGGCTCGAGAATAGGTCCTTCAAACTCCGGATCGTCAGGATTATAGGCCCAACCCAACCAAACTGGCCCCTGAGGAGGATACGAAAAATAGCTCAGGAAAAATGTACGCGGATCAGAAATATTCACTCCAGTCAATAGGAACATACCTGCTGCCAATCCCTGATGCCTGGTCAAATCCACCCTGGCACGTTCAGGCTGAGAAAAACCCGGTGCTCCTTCTAAGATTATTGACTCAAAGGGAAAGGATTGCTGGGTTAAAAAATGAACAAATTGAAGAGAACTCCCGCTGCGCAGGGCATAAGCCAATCCTAGAATAAGCAACAGGCTAAAGACTCCTAATAAAAATCCTCTTAACCATTCTTTAAAGGTCCATATTCTAAAGTTATTATTTTGTCGATGATAAAAATCTTCTTGCAGCAAAGGACTTGTCCCCCTTCCTCTTATAGAAGAAGTATGAAAGACAAGCCCTTTGTAGAACCATAACTATTTAATCATTAAAAACTTAAGTAAAATGAGATTAACGCAGGGTTGTTGGAACAAAGCTGTCCACAATTCCAATAACTAAAGAAGCCAATAAAGCTCCAATAATGGAAACGGAAATAGACCCGGGAACTAAAAATTGGCTGAAGTAAATTACCACGGCAGCTGTTAAAAAACCAATGGATCCTCTTCCCATCCGTGTAACTTTATCCCCGAAGAGCCTTTCAATACCATAACCCAGTATTGCTATTACCGCTGCTGCAATCAAAGCTCCTGTAAATCCATTGACACGAAGTCCGGGAACAATCCAGCTTACCAAGAGTAGAACCACTGCTGATACGACAAACCGCACGATCATTCCTATCATTGTATGACCCTCCAATCCTTTATTCACTAAAATTGATATATTTGATACAATCCTTAGTGTAAACAAATCTTCAATAATTATTACATTGCACAAATTTCCTCATTTTCCTTGATAATTTATGAACCTGATGTTAAAATATAGTTTGTGCAATAATCCGAAAGAACCTAACAACCAAAGGGGGTGACTATCAGTGCCAAACATTAAATCCGCAATCAAAAGAGTGGAGTTAGCAAAAGCTCGCACGATTAAGAATGCTGCTGCCAGATCTACCTTACGGACAAGTATTCGCCGTTTTGAAGAAGCAATCAGCACGGATTCCGAGACTGCAGCACTCGCTTTGAGAAAAGCTGCTCGTGCTTTGGATAAAGCCGCCTCCAAGGGTTTGATTCATAAAAACTTAGCTGCTCGTAAAAAGTCCCGTCTTACAAAAAGATTCAGCAAGCATTTCGCCCAAGTAGGCTAAACCAAAACATAAAAAAAGAAGCGACAATCGTCGCTTCTTTTTTGTTTCAAGAAACTTCCTCTTCACAAAACTTGACAATCATCATTTCCAATAAAAATCCGGGATCTCCGCCTCCGGATTTTAAGGCTACATCAGTGTTCAGGCACTCAGACAGACCCTTTGACAATTGCTGGGTAGAAAGCTTTAGTGACTGCTGCCAAATTTTTTGGGCTTCATAGGGTTTAATACCTAAAGCAGAAGAAACCTCAGTTACATTACCGCCGCGCCGGCGCAGGGCATCACAACCTAATAAGAGTCGGACTTGTCGAACCATTAAAGTCAAGACCTTTATGGGGTGTTCTTCTCGTAACACCTCACGTAAAGTCTGAATAGCCTTAGCCGCAGACCGGACAGCCACAGCATCTAAAAGATCAAAAATGCTCGCCTCAATAGTACGAGGAGTGATAAGTTTTACATCCTCTATTGTTATCTTGGCACGGTTCCCTACATATACCACCAGCTTATCAAGTTCTTGACTCAATACCCCAGTTTGATGCCCTGCCCATTCAATAAACTGAGCTGTAGTCTGAGCATCCATGGATTTTCCTCGCGCTTTTAATTCCGATTGAACCCATGATATCCATTCTTGGGGGCGTTTGGGAGAACTGAATTCGATAATTTCCCCTAATCGATCAATTGCCTTATAAAGCTTTCTCCCTTTATGTACACTCTGAGCAATTAATAACAGGCAGGTAGAGGGATTAGGATTGGATAAGTATCCCAGCAGCGGTTCGAGGTCCAAGGTTTGCCCATCTTGAAAATAGCTCACTTCATCAACCACAACAAGACGATTGGCAAAGAAGGACATGGTATTAGCCCGCTCTACAATCTCTGCCGGAGTCATCTCTTTGGGATCAATTACTTCAATCCCGCTTCCTGATGGATCCGTCCTTAAATAGAACGATTTAAGGACTTGCAGCCCTTCCTTAATTAAAAATCGGTCTTCCCCATACCACAGATATATGGGCGAAATCTTTTCTTTAGCTATGCTTTCCTTAATCCGTTCTATCTCACGCATCTCTAATCACCTCTGCTCCTATTTTAATGGGTCTTGGTTAAATAGTGCAAATAAAAAAAGCCCTCCACGGTAGTGGAGGAGCAAAAGAAAGAGGAGGAGAAAAGAGATGTTCCTTGATATTGTTACCCATGATTTCCTTTTTATACATTAAATTCTAACATGTAATAAAAATTTTCTTTTTGCTGCTCAGCGGCCAGTAATCATCTCTATCCCGTGTGAGTCTAACAAAAACCGTATCGTTCCCTGATTATCTGTCCTTAATATCGGAACATGCCTCTCTTCCCAATAGTCCAATACATCATTGGAAGGATGCCCAAAGGAATTCTTGCCCACTGAGATCATCACAGCCTGAGGTTCCATACCGTCCAGCCAAGGAGTGTACATTGAAAATCGACTCCCATGATGCGGAACTTTAAAGATATCCGTATCGATGTTTACCCCGGCCTCGAAAATCTCTTCCATTTCTTCTTGCTCCATGTCTCCGGTCAGTGTAACACTTTGCCCTAAATAATTGACTTTAAGGACTAAAGAATTGTTATTAGGATCGGAACGAGTCCCTTCCAGAGCTCGACTTGGACCTAAAACATCCAACCATACTTCAGATTCTAACTCAACTCGATCACCGGCCTTAAGCATCCATAGTATTTCAGACTGTCGGGGTAATCCCTGGGGAAGACCTTGCAGCCATTCGTCATTTTCTAAACGTTCGCCGACATCGGGAACTCCGATCCTATCTGTGGGAATCGTTTTCAACACTGCCCGTACCCCGCCAATATGATCCGCATCTTCATGGGTGATTAGCATTGCCTCTAAATGTCGAGTACCCCTATTCAACAGATAAGGAAGAACAATTCGTTCACCTGCATCAAAGGTTTCACTTCGCGGGCCGGCATCGATTAAAACCGCATGCTTTTTAGGGGTTAGAATTAATATTGCGTCTCCCTGTCCCACATCAATCATGACGACTTCTAAATAGTTTCTGCCATTCCATGGACTCCACAACAGTAATAACATCAGCAATATCCCGGCCCAAGAAGCTAAATCCCACTCTTTTCCTATGGGTTTAAAAGACAAATTAACCAGCCATCGCCTGAGTACCTTACAATATTCTCCAGGGCAGTACTCGTCTAACTTTGAGGCTAAAACACTTAGATTTCGGCGGTAGCAGATCCACTTTACCTTTAGAGTAAAAAGAGCCCGTTCTTTCCCCCACAGGATAATTCCGATTCCTCCGTACCAAATCAGCCAAAATAAGGGGCCCGGGTTTAAAACCCAAACATCAGCATACGGTAATTCTGCCAACATTTTTAAAATAGCATTCGTTCCTTGTAATAACCATAAACTCACTTGGAATAAAGGAGTTGAGAAAACCGCAGAAAACGAAAGTACAACTCCGACTAACCCTACCTCCAAGACGCTGCCTAAGATAAAGAGAACAAAAATGTTAGCGATCATGCCAATGAATGATAAACGGTGAAACGAAGCAACCAGGATGGGGAGAGTGGCCCATTGGGCCGCCAACGTTGCCGCAGCAGGCACACGAATCAAGGAAGGTAAGCAGGAGATTATCTTCATCCTGACTGTTATAGGAGACAAGACTAAGATTCCCCATGCAGCTGCAAAAGAGAGCTGAAAACCAAGATCTTGTATAACCAGCGGATTGTAAATAAAAAGTCCTAAGGCCGCTAAAAACAACCATCTTAACGTTGCCGTCTTTCCTCGCCCCAAACGGCCAAGTAATAAAGCTATCCCTAAAATCGTTGCCCTCACAATGGGAGAGTTTCCTCCACAAAGGTCCGCATAAAGAATCAGAGCCGAAATTGTTACCACAGTCCTGACTTTCTCAGGAAGAAAGCTTAATAACAGCCAGGATAGCCCCAGCACAAAAGCCACATTTGAGCCGGAGGCAGCAAAGACATGCAGCACCCCTGTTATTTTATAGGTTTCTTGAATAGTATCAGGAATTTGCGTGGAGTCTCCAAACAAAATCCCCTCAAGGACTCCCGTCTCTTCAGAATCCCAAATCAGAAGGCAATTTCGAACCGACTGACGAATTTTCCAGGAGAGACGAGGCTCTCCGGCAGAAAGAAGCTGAACATCTCCTTGTGCATACATAGTCCCCCTTAATCCTCTGACTCCGTAGTACAGACGTTGATCAAACCCACCTGGGGTTCCCAAAATCTTAGGTCTCTCCAAGTGAGCTTGGAAGCTTAATTGATCACCGGGCTGAACTCGCTTCCACTCACTTGAAATTTCTCCCCGCTGATCCGGATAAACTGATAAGCGATAGAACTGCCCCTTTAGTTCTCCTTCCTCAATTCGTATAATACCGACAGCCTTATCCTCGTAAATGTTCCAGTCTTGCAAACAGCCAACAACTTCTGTCCTATCCAAAATAAGGGGCTCCGGCAAAGCACCCTCTGCTAGGGCCCCATAGATAAACCCCATTACGAGACTAAACGCTAAAATTGGAATTTCAGGACGAAACAACTTGCCAAAAAAATCCCGCGGACGCCACAATAAAAGACGCAGCCCTAACAAACCAAGAAGCCCTAACATCCAAAAACATCCCTGTGAAGGAATATAGGCTCCAATCAACCCTCCCGTCAGAAGTGCTGATGCCCGTCTAATCCAAGGATCCCTCATCATGGTCCAACCGTCACTTGGGAAGCCATTTTTTCAAAAGTTTTTGGGCCGATACCTGAGACATTTTGGATATCTTCCGGCTTGGCAAAAGGCCCGTTTTCTATCCTATATTGAATAATCCGCTCTGCTAAGGCCGGACCTACTCCAGATAGTTTGTCCAGTTCCGCCGCTCCGGCCGTATTAATATTGATCTTCCCTTCAGTGGTTATAGAACTACCAACTGGTATTGAACTTGATTTAACCCCTTGACCGGCGCTTTCGGTCCCCATCGAGCTTTCGTTTACAGAATCTGCAGGAACCTGTAAGGCTTTACGAGGAACATTTATCTTCTGTCCATCCTTGAGTTTTTGTGCAGGATTCATACTATCTATATCAGCTTCCGCCAGCAGTTGAACTTGCTTAAGTGCATCATCTAAGCGAGCATCAGGGGCTAAATGAACAAGTCCCGATTTTTTCACAGCGCCTGTAACATAAACGACAATCTCCCGATTGGCATCCGTTTTTTGAAGATAGGCAGAGGATTGATGAGGAAGAATAAACTTCCAAATCGCCAAGACCAACAGCCCCCCCAGTACAACCCACCACGCATAGCGAAGCTTTCGTTCCATCAACCCTTGCCTCCCGCCAGGAAAATATTTTCCATATTTACGTTTAATTTCCCTTAATCTCTCCCATTTCCTTCCACGAAAATTAATTTATCCTGTCGCAGTATGTATTTCAGACAGCAAAAGGGGAGAAAGCATTTCAACTTCCTCCCCCATCCCCAAAGCAAAGAGCTTGAACGGTAGTTTGC
This Desulfosporosinus orientis DSM 765 DNA region includes the following protein-coding sequences:
- a CDS encoding phage holin family protein, which produces MIGMIVRFVVSAVVLLLVSWIVPGLRVNGFTGALIAAAVIAILGYGIERLFGDKVTRMGRGSIGFLTAAVVIYFSQFLVPGSISVSIIGALLASLVIGIVDSFVPTTLR
- the rpsT gene encoding 30S ribosomal protein S20, giving the protein MPNIKSAIKRVELAKARTIKNAAARSTLRTSIRRFEEAISTDSETAALALRKAARALDKAASKGLIHKNLAARKKSRLTKRFSKHFAQVG
- the murJ gene encoding murein biosynthesis integral membrane protein MurJ → MSSTNRTVMKAAGFLMAAQMASRVLGFLRESLMAGFFGQSGVTDAYNTAFVLPDLLYWLLVGGVLSAAFIPVFSEYIAKGNEDEGWRVVSSVVNLIFLTLGLLVLLGLFFTPQFIHLVVPGFEPQNSLLAIHLTRILLIQPLFMALSGLTMGVLNSYKIFWPSALGTVLYNACIIFFGTILANPEKPESVSGFAFGVVVGAFVSFAVQIPALRKVGIRYTPVIDLRNRGVRLIGALAIPIILSYSLNQIQVVVNNNFGSQLFPGSITAVWYSYRLFQLPVGIFALAIAVATFPTMTEQASLKRWDDFRQTLSNAVRMVIFITLPISVGMIVLRFPLIRVLFEHGHFVAKDTQTMAIPLFYFSLGISSQAVIQILPRAFYALQDTWTPVILGIISMAINVLAMYLLVGPLAHGGLAFATTIAAFINMILLFYLLRKKMGKMDGKAMFWTSLKTLAASLIMAGVIWLWSGLLTPLLGTRTFGSLLLLISGTVLGALVFAGAAKLLRMEELKQILGLVYRKFGTR
- a CDS encoding DNA internalization-related competence protein ComEC/Rec2 — encoded protein: MRDPWIRRASALLTGGLIGAYIPSQGCFWMLGLLGLLGLRLLLWRPRDFFGKLFRPEIPILAFSLVMGFIYGALAEGALPEPLILDRTEVVGCLQDWNIYEDKAVGIIRIEEGELKGQFYRLSVYPDQRGEISSEWKRVQPGDQLSFQAHLERPKILGTPGGFDQRLYYGVRGLRGTMYAQGDVQLLSAGEPRLSWKIRQSVRNCLLIWDSEETGVLEGILFGDSTQIPDTIQETYKITGVLHVFAASGSNVAFVLGLSWLLLSFLPEKVRTVVTISALILYADLCGGNSPIVRATILGIALLLGRLGRGKTATLRWLFLAALGLFIYNPLVIQDLGFQLSFAAAWGILVLSPITVRMKIISCLPSLIRVPAAATLAAQWATLPILVASFHRLSFIGMIANIFVLFILGSVLEVGLVGVVLSFSAVFSTPLFQVSLWLLQGTNAILKMLAELPYADVWVLNPGPLFWLIWYGGIGIILWGKERALFTLKVKWICYRRNLSVLASKLDEYCPGEYCKVLRRWLVNLSFKPIGKEWDLASWAGILLMLLLLWSPWNGRNYLEVVMIDVGQGDAILILTPKKHAVLIDAGPRSETFDAGERIVLPYLLNRGTRHLEAMLITHEDADHIGGVRAVLKTIPTDRIGVPDVGERLENDEWLQGLPQGLPRQSEILWMLKAGDRVELESEVWLDVLGPSRALEGTRSDPNNNSLVLKVNYLGQSVTLTGDMEQEEMEEIFEAGVNIDTDIFKVPHHGSRFSMYTPWLDGMEPQAVMISVGKNSFGHPSNDVLDYWEERHVPILRTDNQGTIRFLLDSHGIEMITGR
- the holA gene encoding DNA polymerase III subunit delta, which produces MREIERIKESIAKEKISPIYLWYGEDRFLIKEGLQVLKSFYLRTDPSGSGIEVIDPKEMTPAEIVERANTMSFFANRLVVVDEVSYFQDGQTLDLEPLLGYLSNPNPSTCLLLIAQSVHKGRKLYKAIDRLGEIIEFSSPKRPQEWISWVQSELKARGKSMDAQTTAQFIEWAGHQTGVLSQELDKLVVYVGNRAKITIEDVKLITPRTIEASIFDLLDAVAVRSAAKAIQTLREVLREEHPIKVLTLMVRQVRLLLGCDALRRRGGNVTEVSSALGIKPYEAQKIWQQSLKLSTQQLSKGLSECLNTDVALKSGGGDPGFLLEMMIVKFCEEEVS
- the spoIIP gene encoding stage II sporulation protein P is translated as MLQEDFYHRQNNNFRIWTFKEWLRGFLLGVFSLLLILGLAYALRSGSSLQFVHFLTQQSFPFESIILEGAPGFSQPERARVDLTRHQGLAAGMFLLTGVNISDPRTFFLSYFSYPPQGPVWLGWAYNPDDPEFEGPILEPIETQPPKESSGSSGLTPPAAASGKDILVGIYNTHNSENYAGDGGPDRLQGENADIVTVGETLKTALEKKGVGAVHDLTIHDDANFMKAYSESIKTAAKLLKDYPTIKLLLDVHRDGLPPGFSKSTVTVNGHKAAHILIVIGKKNPHWEKNEALAKTLMKIGEEKYPGLFDPNISYAADARYNQHLSDGGLLLEFGTQYNTLDEANRAAEALADVLAEWLN
- a CDS encoding ComEA family DNA-binding protein — its product is MERKLRYAWWVVLGGLLVLAIWKFILPHQSSAYLQKTDANREIVVYVTGAVKKSGLVHLAPDARLDDALKQVQLLAEADIDSMNPAQKLKDGQKINVPRKALQVPADSVNESSMGTESAGQGVKSSSIPVGSSITTEGKININTAGAAELDKLSGVGPALAERIIQYRIENGPFAKPEDIQNVSGIGPKTFEKMASQVTVGP